A single region of the Neotabrizicola shimadae genome encodes:
- a CDS encoding ABC transporter ATP-binding protein: MGKIVLSQVRKSFGEVDVIPGIDLLIEDGEFVVFVGPSGCGKSTLLRLIAGLEDTTSGTIAIDGKDATDLPPAKRGLAMVFQSYALYPHMTVRKNIAFPLKMAGMDQAEQDKRVDRAARVLNLSSYLDRRPGQLSGGQRQRVAIGRAIVREPAAFLFDEPLSNLDAALRVGMRQEISELHQSLKTTMIYVTHDQVEAMTMADKIVVLNAGRIEQVGSPLELYHSPRNLFVAGFIGSPKMNFITGAEAAKHDAHTIGVRPEHMELRDGGPWTGKVGLSEHLGSDTFLRVETAEAGTLTVRANGEVALRHGDRVSLAPQAGKIHRFGADGKAKA; encoded by the coding sequence ATGGGAAAGATCGTACTCAGCCAGGTCCGCAAGTCCTTTGGCGAGGTGGATGTCATCCCCGGCATCGACCTGTTGATCGAGGACGGCGAATTCGTCGTCTTCGTCGGCCCCTCGGGATGCGGCAAGTCCACGCTTCTGCGGCTGATCGCAGGGCTGGAGGACACGACCTCGGGCACCATCGCCATCGACGGCAAGGACGCGACCGACCTGCCGCCGGCCAAGCGGGGCCTGGCCATGGTGTTCCAGTCCTATGCGCTTTACCCGCACATGACGGTGCGCAAGAACATCGCCTTCCCGCTGAAGATGGCAGGCATGGATCAGGCCGAACAGGACAAGCGGGTGGACCGCGCGGCCAGGGTGCTGAACCTGTCCAGCTATCTTGACCGCCGACCCGGCCAACTGTCGGGCGGCCAGCGCCAGCGTGTCGCCATCGGCCGCGCCATCGTGCGCGAACCGGCGGCCTTCCTGTTCGACGAGCCGCTGTCGAACCTGGACGCCGCCCTCCGCGTGGGCATGAGGCAGGAAATCAGTGAACTGCACCAGTCGCTGAAGACCACGATGATCTATGTCACCCACGACCAGGTCGAGGCGATGACCATGGCCGACAAGATCGTGGTGCTGAACGCGGGCCGGATCGAGCAAGTTGGCTCGCCGCTGGAGTTGTATCACAGTCCGCGCAACCTGTTCGTCGCAGGCTTCATCGGCAGCCCCAAGATGAACTTCATCACCGGGGCCGAGGCGGCCAAGCACGACGCTCATACCATCGGCGTGCGTCCCGAGCACATGGAATTGCGCGACGGCGGCCCCTGGACGGGCAAGGTGGGCCTGTCCGAGCATCTGGGTTCGGACACATTCCTGCGCGTGGAAACCGCCGAGGCCGGCACCCTGACGGTGCGCGCCAACGGCGAGGTCGCCTTGCGCCACGGCGACCGCGTCAGCCTTGCCCCGCAGGCCGGCAAGATTCACCGCTTTGGCGCGGACGGAAAGGCAAAGGCATGA
- a CDS encoding L-iditol 2-dehydrogenase, whose amino-acid sequence MRLRGKRALITGAARGIGLEFARAYIGEGATVALADINAEAVAKAAASLGPQAHAVQMDITRQDSIDAGFVEAVAKMGGLDILVNNAALFTSAPIVDITRADYERLFAVNVAGTLFCMQAAARQMIAQGKGGKIVNMASQAGRRGEGLVAVYCATKAAVISLTQSAGLNLIAHGINVNAIAPGVVDGEHWDGVDAFFAKYEGKPLGQKKKEVGEAVPFGRMGTAADLTGMAIFLATPEADYIVAQCFGVDGGNWMA is encoded by the coding sequence ATGAGGCTTCGGGGAAAACGCGCACTGATCACCGGCGCTGCGCGCGGCATCGGGCTGGAGTTTGCCCGCGCCTACATCGGCGAAGGCGCAACGGTCGCGCTGGCCGACATCAATGCTGAAGCCGTCGCGAAGGCCGCAGCGTCGCTTGGCCCGCAAGCCCATGCCGTGCAGATGGACATCACGCGCCAGGACTCGATTGATGCGGGCTTCGTCGAAGCCGTGGCGAAGATGGGCGGTCTGGACATCCTGGTGAACAACGCGGCGCTCTTCACCTCTGCGCCCATCGTGGACATCACCCGGGCCGATTATGAACGCCTGTTTGCTGTCAATGTCGCGGGCACGCTCTTCTGCATGCAGGCGGCGGCGCGGCAGATGATCGCGCAAGGCAAGGGCGGCAAGATCGTCAACATGGCCAGCCAGGCAGGACGGCGGGGCGAAGGGCTGGTGGCGGTCTATTGCGCCACCAAGGCCGCCGTCATCAGCCTGACTCAAAGTGCCGGCCTGAACCTGATCGCCCACGGCATCAACGTGAACGCCATCGCGCCCGGCGTGGTGGATGGCGAGCATTGGGACGGGGTGGACGCCTTCTTTGCGAAGTACGAGGGCAAGCCCTTGGGACAGAAGAAGAAGGAAGTGGGCGAGGCCGTGCCCTTCGGGCGCATGGGCACCGCTGCAGATCTGACCGGCATGGCGATTTTCCTCGCCACGCCGGAAGCCGATTACATCGTCGCCCAGTGCTTCGGCGTGGACGGCGGCAACTGGATGGCCTGA
- a CDS encoding mannitol dehydrogenase family protein, translated as MNASLPPVMMPAYDRSKLKPGIVHIGLGNFHRAHMAVYLDDLFGVGDSHDWAILGAGVRAPDAAMRDALVAQDCLSTVIELDPNGRRARRVGAMVDFLPVHPDNAALIAAMTDPGIRIVSLTVTEGGYFIDPATGQFDPTAPEIVADAANPARPATAFGAILAALKARRAAGVQPFTVMSCDNLPGNGHVTRSAVVGLARLSDPVLADWVEANVAFPNGMVDRITPATGPRERAMAAEFGLNDPVPVTCEPFRQWVVEDNFPAGRPALERVGVTFTPHVHAYEMMKIRILNGGHATIAYPGGLMDVEFVHEAMAHPLISGFLDKVEREEIIPYVPPVPDTDLAAYYALIRERFSNPEVMDTERRLCLDGSNRQPKFIVPSIRDALAAGGSVEGLALVSALWCRYCFGVTEGGQEIAPNDPNWDRLVPLARAAKEDPKVWLTLREVYGEVAGDARFAGAFEAKLRALWARGTAAVLGEYLG; from the coding sequence ATGAACGCCTCGCTCCCACCCGTGATGATGCCGGCCTATGACCGATCGAAGCTGAAGCCGGGCATCGTCCACATCGGCCTTGGCAATTTCCACCGGGCGCACATGGCGGTCTATCTGGACGACCTGTTCGGCGTGGGCGACAGCCATGACTGGGCGATCCTTGGCGCCGGCGTCCGCGCGCCCGACGCTGCCATGCGCGACGCGCTGGTGGCTCAGGATTGTCTGTCCACGGTGATCGAACTCGACCCGAACGGCCGCCGTGCCCGCCGGGTGGGGGCGATGGTGGATTTCCTGCCCGTCCATCCGGATAATGCTGCCCTGATCGCGGCCATGACAGACCCGGGTATCCGTATCGTCAGCCTGACCGTGACCGAGGGCGGCTACTTCATCGACCCCGCCACCGGGCAGTTCGACCCCACCGCGCCCGAGATCGTGGCAGATGCGGCGAACCCGGCGCGGCCCGCGACCGCCTTCGGCGCGATCCTTGCCGCCTTGAAGGCCCGGCGCGCGGCCGGGGTCCAGCCGTTCACCGTGATGTCCTGCGACAACCTGCCGGGCAACGGCCACGTGACCCGGTCGGCCGTCGTGGGGCTGGCGCGGTTGTCGGACCCGGTGCTGGCGGATTGGGTCGAGGCCAACGTGGCCTTTCCCAATGGCATGGTGGACCGGATTACCCCCGCCACCGGCCCGCGCGAGCGGGCGATGGCGGCGGAGTTCGGGCTGAACGATCCGGTGCCGGTGACCTGCGAGCCGTTCCGGCAATGGGTGGTCGAGGACAACTTCCCCGCCGGCCGCCCGGCGCTGGAGAGGGTGGGCGTGACCTTCACCCCCCATGTCCATGCCTATGAGATGATGAAGATCCGGATCCTGAACGGGGGGCATGCGACCATTGCCTATCCGGGGGGGCTGATGGATGTGGAGTTCGTCCACGAGGCGATGGCCCATCCGCTGATCTCGGGGTTCCTGGACAAGGTGGAGAGGGAGGAGATCATCCCTTACGTCCCGCCGGTGCCGGACACCGACCTGGCCGCCTATTATGCCCTGATCCGCGAGAGGTTCTCGAACCCCGAGGTCATGGATACCGAGCGGCGGCTTTGCCTGGACGGGTCGAACCGGCAGCCCAAGTTCATCGTGCCCTCGATCCGGGATGCCTTGGCGGCGGGGGGATCGGTCGAGGGGCTGGCGCTGGTCTCGGCCCTTTGGTGCCGGTACTGTTTCGGGGTGACCGAGGGCGGGCAGGAGATTGCCCCCAACGATCCCAACTGGGACCGGCTGGTGCCGCTGGCCCGGGCCGCGAAGGAGGACCCGAAGGTCTGGCTGACCCTGCGCGAGGTCTATGGCGAGGTGGCCGGGGATGCCCGGTTTGCGGGGGCCTTCGAGGCGAAGCTGCGGGCCCTTTGGGCGCGGGGCACGGCGGCGGTTCTGGGGGAGTACCTGGGCTGA
- a CDS encoding beta strand repeat-containing protein, with protein MPVPAHDTALLPGPLADSLTGGSGPDTLEGLGGDDTLSGRGGSDLLDGGGDNDSLSGGGGNDSLIGGTGDDTLDGGSGNDTLDGGDGSDTYLAGAAGDVISDSGTFGTDTVLSLRSYALGIGLENLELLGTSNLNGTGNALNNRLQGNSGANRLNGGAGNDNLLGAAGEDTLIGGGGLDNLVGGEGKDTLFGGAGNDRLDGGAEADFLDGGEGSDTYVVDALGDIVSETGTLPGANDSVRTVLAAFTLGANLESLVFEGSGSFIGTGNALDNLILGGSDAATLHGAAGTDTLLGGSEGDMLDGGSGADSLAGGTGGDVYIVDDAGDIVSETDTLAGSIDTVHALVNAYALTANVEALVFTGSGAFSGSGNGLANSVTGASDDDTLDGGDGDDTLTGNTGADLLDGGAGADSLVGGTGSDTYVVDNAGDLVVETDTLAGSVDTVQTLLAFFAIGANVEALVFTGAGSFTGTGNGLSNRIEGAAGDDVLTGGDGLDTLTGGAGADTLFGGAGSDRLDGGTGADSLVGGTGSDTYVVDNAGDLVVETDTLAGSVDTVETSLAFFAIGANVEALVFTGAGSFTGTGNGLSNRIEGAAGDDVLTGIDGLDTLTGGAGADTLFGGAGSDRLDGGTGADSLVGGTGSDTYVVDNAGDLVVESDTLAGSVDTVQTSLTAHVLAANVEALVFTGFADVTGTGNSLANAISSGKGADTLLGLGGKDTLSAGFGSDRLLGGTGEDLLTGGDGSDGFVLEVAGGTADDDVVTDFISGSDRIIFDQGGSFLIGDGDLVLEAVLTRAASGGWASGNELVIFTQNLASLSTSAAAAAAGSATAAVAAGRDQVFVFDTGISTGIFRFTSSDGNAVVSSSELTLLATLDSCAATTTADYLTGLV; from the coding sequence ATGCCCGTGCCTGCCCATGACACCGCTTTGCTCCCCGGACCCTTGGCGGACAGCCTGACCGGCGGGTCAGGCCCCGACACGCTGGAGGGTCTTGGCGGCGACGACACGCTGTCGGGCCGGGGTGGCAGCGACCTGCTGGATGGAGGGGGCGACAATGACAGCCTGTCCGGGGGCGGTGGCAATGACAGCCTGATCGGCGGCACCGGTGACGACACGCTCGATGGCGGGTCGGGCAACGACACTCTGGACGGGGGCGATGGCAGCGACACCTATCTGGCTGGTGCCGCAGGCGATGTGATCAGCGACAGCGGCACGTTCGGTACCGATACCGTCCTGAGCCTGCGCAGCTATGCCCTGGGCATCGGGCTGGAGAACCTGGAGCTTCTGGGCACGTCGAACCTGAACGGGACGGGAAATGCCCTGAACAATCGCCTTCAGGGCAATTCCGGGGCCAACCGGCTGAATGGCGGCGCGGGCAACGACAATCTTCTTGGCGCGGCGGGTGAGGACACGCTGATCGGTGGCGGCGGGCTGGATAATCTGGTGGGTGGCGAGGGCAAGGACACGCTTTTCGGCGGCGCCGGCAACGACCGACTGGATGGCGGCGCGGAGGCCGACTTCCTGGACGGGGGCGAGGGCAGCGACACCTATGTCGTGGACGCCCTGGGCGACATCGTCAGCGAGACCGGAACCCTGCCTGGCGCGAACGATTCCGTGCGCACGGTACTGGCCGCGTTCACGCTGGGCGCCAACCTGGAAAGCCTGGTGTTCGAGGGATCGGGATCGTTCATCGGCACCGGCAATGCGTTGGACAACCTGATCCTCGGCGGGAGCGACGCCGCCACGCTGCATGGAGCTGCCGGCACTGACACGCTGCTCGGTGGTTCGGAAGGGGATATGCTGGACGGTGGGTCGGGCGCGGATTCCCTTGCGGGGGGCACCGGCGGCGATGTCTATATCGTGGACGATGCCGGTGACATCGTGAGCGAGACCGACACGCTGGCGGGGTCCATCGACACGGTTCACGCCCTCGTCAACGCCTATGCGCTGACGGCGAATGTCGAGGCGCTGGTGTTCACCGGATCGGGGGCCTTCTCCGGCTCGGGAAACGGGCTCGCGAATTCCGTCACCGGCGCTTCGGACGATGACACGCTGGATGGTGGCGACGGGGACGACACCCTGACCGGCAACACCGGGGCCGACCTTCTGGACGGCGGCGCTGGCGCGGATTCGCTTGTCGGCGGGACAGGCAGCGACACCTATGTGGTAGACAATGCCGGGGACCTCGTTGTCGAGACCGACACGCTGGCCGGTTCGGTGGACACGGTGCAGACCTTGCTGGCGTTCTTCGCGATTGGGGCGAATGTCGAGGCGCTTGTCTTCACCGGGGCGGGGAGTTTCACCGGCACCGGCAACGGGCTTTCCAACCGGATCGAGGGTGCGGCGGGCGATGACGTCCTGACCGGCGGCGACGGGCTGGATACACTGACGGGCGGCGCGGGGGCAGACACGCTGTTCGGGGGTGCAGGCAGCGACAGACTTGACGGCGGCACTGGCGCGGATTCGCTTGTCGGCGGGACAGGCAGCGACACCTATGTGGTGGACAATGCCGGGGACCTGGTTGTCGAGACCGACACGCTGGCCGGTTCGGTGGACACGGTCGAGACCTCGCTGGCGTTCTTCGCGATTGGGGCGAATGTCGAGGCGCTTGTCTTCACCGGGGCGGGGAGTTTCACCGGCACCGGCAACGGGCTTTCCAACCGGATCGAGGGTGCGGCGGGCGATGACGTCCTGACCGGCATCGACGGGCTGGATACGCTGACGGGCGGCGCGGGGGCAGACACGCTGTTCGGGGGTGCGGGCAGCGACAGACTGGACGGCGGCACTGGCGCGGATTCGCTTGTCGGCGGGACAGGCAGCGACACCTATGTGGTGGACAATGCCGGGGATCTGGTTGTCGAGAGCGACACGTTGGCCGGTTCGGTGGACACGGTGCAGACCTCTCTGACGGCACATGTGCTGGCCGCCAATGTCGAGGCTCTGGTGTTCACCGGCTTCGCCGATGTGACTGGCACCGGCAATTCGCTGGCCAATGCCATCAGTTCCGGCAAGGGGGCCGATACGCTCTTGGGCCTTGGCGGGAAGGACACGTTGTCGGCAGGCTTCGGCAGCGACCGGCTGCTTGGAGGCACCGGCGAGGACCTCCTTACCGGCGGCGATGGGTCTGACGGTTTTGTTCTTGAGGTAGCCGGAGGGACGGCTGACGATGATGTGGTTACAGATTTCATCTCGGGCAGCGACCGGATCATCTTTGACCAGGGCGGCAGCTTCCTGATCGGGGACGGCGATCTGGTGCTGGAAGCGGTGTTGACGCGAGCTGCGTCCGGCGGCTGGGCTTCGGGCAACGAGTTGGTGATCTTCACGCAGAACCTGGCCTCGCTGAGCACTTCTGCGGCGGCCGCCGCAGCGGGTTCTGCGACGGCGGCGGTGGCGGCTGGGCGCGACCAGGTGTTCGTTTTCGACACCGGCATCTCGACTGGGATCTTCCGCTTCACTTCGTCGGACGGCAATGCGGTGGTCAGTTCGTCCGAGTTGACCCTGCTGGCGACCCTTGATTCCTGCGCGGCCACAACAACGGCGGACTATCTGACCGGGCTGGTCTGA
- the msrA gene encoding peptide-methionine (S)-S-oxide reductase MsrA yields MFFVDRKKMQMVAAQDALPGRPDPLPTAETHFISGLPLKSPVPEGMEEAMFGMGCFWGVERKFWQREGVWLTMVGYAGGFTPNPTYRETCTQLTGHNEVVRVIYDPNVVSYEELLKLFWENHDPTQGMRQGNDVGTTYRSGIYTYTEAQAAAAKASKATYQAALTAAGRGQITTEILPVPVFYFAEDYHQQYLAKNPDGYCGIGGTGVTCPIGTGVSA; encoded by the coding sequence ATGTTCTTCGTGGACCGCAAGAAGATGCAGATGGTTGCCGCGCAGGATGCCCTTCCGGGCCGGCCTGACCCGCTGCCGACCGCCGAGACGCATTTCATCTCTGGCCTGCCGCTGAAATCCCCCGTGCCCGAGGGCATGGAAGAGGCGATGTTCGGGATGGGCTGTTTCTGGGGCGTGGAGCGCAAGTTCTGGCAGCGCGAGGGCGTCTGGCTGACCATGGTGGGCTATGCTGGCGGCTTCACCCCGAACCCGACCTACCGCGAGACCTGCACCCAGTTGACCGGCCACAACGAGGTGGTGCGGGTGATCTATGACCCGAATGTCGTGAGCTATGAAGAACTTCTGAAGCTGTTCTGGGAGAACCACGACCCGACGCAGGGGATGCGGCAGGGCAATGACGTGGGCACGACCTACCGGTCGGGGATCTATACCTACACCGAGGCGCAGGCCGCGGCGGCCAAGGCCAGCAAGGCCACCTATCAGGCGGCGCTGACGGCGGCGGGGCGGGGGCAGATCACCACGGAAATCCTGCCCGTGCCGGTGTTCTATTTCGCCGAAGACTATCACCAGCAATACCTGGCGAAGAACCCCGACGGCTATTGCGGCATCGGCGGCACGGGCGTGACCTGCCCGATCGGCACCGGCGTTTCGGCCTGA
- a CDS encoding geranylgeranyl reductase family protein, whose product MAPRAFDLIVLGAGPAGASAAVEARRLGLSVALVDKARFPRDKLCGGGVTGRAQAALAGVFGALPRDLFHDVRHVRLMAGARVIGDHPDAPVLAMTMRRAFDAELVGRALAAGAADFTGRRAALELPAVAMTLGDGTGLTARALIGADGVNSAVAKALFGRAFDPKEIGFALETEVPGPPEAAAELDLAAAAWGYGWAFPKAGGTTVGVGGVAGRNADLRPAMEAYLARHGGAGLKVKGHHLPFGDARPDPARGAVLLAGDAAGFVDPLTGEGIGWAVTSGQLAAQAVAAALAEGRPEGAGPRYLAATAHLRGELARARRLRALVYHPWLRARCIDLLARDMRLQRRFLALLAGEMDYADLRPARVLRHLARMVLRA is encoded by the coding sequence TTGGCCCCCCGCGCCTTTGACCTGATCGTTCTGGGCGCGGGACCGGCGGGCGCCTCGGCCGCGGTGGAGGCACGGCGGCTGGGGCTTTCGGTGGCGCTGGTCGACAAGGCGCGGTTCCCACGGGACAAGCTGTGCGGTGGCGGCGTGACCGGCCGGGCGCAGGCGGCCTTGGCCGGGGTGTTCGGCGCGCTGCCGCGCGATCTGTTTCATGACGTGCGCCATGTGCGGCTGATGGCCGGGGCGCGGGTGATCGGCGACCACCCGGATGCGCCGGTGCTGGCCATGACCATGCGGCGGGCCTTCGATGCCGAACTGGTCGGGCGGGCGCTGGCGGCGGGGGCGGCGGATTTCACCGGGCGGCGCGCGGCGCTGGAATTGCCAGCGGTGGCGATGACGCTGGGGGATGGCACGGGGCTGACGGCGCGCGCGCTGATCGGGGCGGATGGCGTCAATTCGGCGGTGGCGAAGGCGCTGTTCGGCCGGGCCTTCGACCCGAAGGAGATCGGCTTCGCGCTGGAGACCGAGGTGCCGGGGCCGCCGGAGGCGGCGGCGGAACTGGACCTTGCGGCGGCGGCCTGGGGCTACGGCTGGGCCTTTCCCAAGGCGGGCGGGACGACGGTGGGGGTGGGCGGGGTCGCGGGGCGGAACGCCGACCTGCGACCGGCGATGGAGGCTTACCTGGCGCGGCATGGCGGGGCGGGGCTGAAGGTGAAGGGCCATCACCTGCCCTTTGGCGATGCGCGGCCCGATCCGGCGCGGGGCGCGGTGCTGCTGGCGGGGGATGCGGCGGGGTTCGTCGATCCACTGACCGGCGAGGGCATCGGCTGGGCGGTGACATCGGGGCAACTGGCGGCGCAGGCGGTGGCGGCGGCTTTGGCGGAAGGCCGGCCCGAGGGGGCGGGGCCGCGCTACCTGGCGGCGACGGCGCATCTGCGGGGCGAGTTGGCGCGGGCGCGGCGGCTGCGCGCGCTGGTCTATCATCCCTGGCTGCGGGCGCGGTGCATCGACCTTCTGGCGCGGGACATGCGGTTGCAGCGGCGCTTCCTGGCGCTTTTGGCCGGCGAGATGGATTATGCCGACCTGCGCCCCGCCCGCGTGCTGCGGCATCTGGCGCGGATGGTGCTGCGCGCCTGA
- a CDS encoding 50S ribosomal protein L11 methyltransferase translates to MPTYSALTTLPGEEPAQGLAAALEDLDDAPLGVGVFEIEDGSGLWEVGAYFEEAPDDIVLMILAEAWGAKPFAVSELPEIDWVAKVRRELSPVEAGRFFVFGSHDADKVPEGRIALQIEATVAFGTGHHGTTLGCLRAFDRLFDEGFRPANVADIGCGTAVLAMAAAAVLPEARVIASDIDRVAVDVAEANVAINGLAGRVECLEAAGFEHAVLHDAAPFDLVFANILKGPLIELAPSMAAHLGTGGIAILSGLLVVQAESIIDAYVAAGFTLLSREDIGEWCTLVLRRN, encoded by the coding sequence ATGCCCACCTATTCCGCCCTGACCACGCTGCCCGGCGAAGAGCCCGCGCAGGGACTTGCCGCCGCGCTGGAGGATCTGGACGACGCGCCGCTCGGCGTGGGTGTCTTCGAGATCGAGGACGGATCGGGACTTTGGGAGGTGGGCGCCTATTTCGAGGAGGCGCCCGACGATATCGTGCTGATGATCCTGGCGGAGGCCTGGGGGGCCAAGCCCTTTGCCGTTTCGGAACTGCCCGAGATCGACTGGGTGGCCAAGGTGCGGCGCGAACTGTCGCCAGTGGAGGCGGGGCGCTTCTTCGTGTTCGGCAGCCATGACGCCGACAAGGTGCCGGAAGGGCGCATCGCCTTGCAGATCGAGGCGACGGTGGCCTTTGGCACCGGCCACCATGGCACGACGCTGGGCTGCCTGCGCGCCTTTGACCGGCTGTTCGACGAGGGCTTCCGCCCGGCCAATGTGGCCGACATCGGCTGCGGCACCGCGGTGCTGGCCATGGCGGCGGCAGCGGTGCTGCCTGAGGCAAGGGTGATCGCGAGCGACATCGACCGTGTGGCGGTGGATGTGGCCGAGGCGAATGTGGCGATCAACGGCCTGGCCGGGCGGGTTGAATGCCTGGAGGCCGCGGGGTTCGAGCACGCGGTGCTGCATGACGCGGCGCCGTTCGATCTGGTCTTTGCCAATATCCTGAAGGGGCCGCTGATCGAACTGGCGCCCTCGATGGCGGCTCACCTTGGCACAGGCGGCATCGCCATCCTGTCGGGGCTGCTGGTGGTGCAGGCCGAATCGATCATCGACGCCTATGTCGCGGCCGGGTTTACTCTCCTTTCGCGCGAGGACATCGGGGAGTGGTGCACGCTGGTGTTGCGGCGGAACTGA
- a CDS encoding DUF1127 domain-containing protein yields MAATHASRPAPFGAITVYRLVNGLGSFGEKLSAWNDARVTRKALAALSDRELDDIGLCRGDIELIGR; encoded by the coding sequence ATGGCCGCCACTCACGCGTCGCGCCCGGCGCCGTTCGGCGCCATCACTGTCTACCGCCTGGTGAACGGGCTGGGATCGTTCGGCGAGAAGCTCTCCGCCTGGAACGACGCCCGCGTCACCCGCAAGGCTCTTGCCGCCCTCTCGGATCGCGAGCTGGACGATATCGGCCTCTGCCGCGGCGACATCGAGCTGATCGGGCGCTGA
- the ruvC gene encoding crossover junction endodeoxyribonuclease RuvC, with the protein MRVLGIDPGLRNLGWGVIDVAGARLTHVANGICHSTPGEEEGDLALRLLSLHGQLTEVVARFAPDVAAVEHTFVNKDAVATLKLGQARGIALLVPAQAGIAVGEYAPNAVKKTVVGVGHAAKQQVDHMVRLHLPGVQIAGPDAADALAVAICHAHHVQSAGRLQAALRRAAG; encoded by the coding sequence ATGCGTGTTCTGGGGATCGACCCCGGCTTGCGGAATCTGGGCTGGGGCGTGATCGATGTGGCGGGCGCGCGGCTGACGCATGTGGCGAATGGCATCTGCCATTCCACCCCAGGCGAGGAGGAGGGCGATCTTGCGCTGCGGCTTCTGTCGCTGCATGGCCAGCTGACCGAGGTGGTCGCCCGCTTCGCGCCGGATGTGGCCGCCGTGGAGCATACCTTCGTGAACAAGGACGCGGTGGCGACGCTGAAGCTGGGCCAGGCGCGGGGCATCGCGCTGCTGGTGCCGGCGCAGGCGGGGATTGCGGTGGGGGAATATGCGCCGAATGCGGTGAAGAAGACGGTGGTGGGCGTGGGCCATGCCGCCAAGCAACAGGTCGATCACATGGTGCGTCTGCACCTGCCCGGCGTGCAGATCGCCGGGCCGGATGCGGCGGATGCGCTGGCTGTGGCGATCTGCCATGCGCATCATGTGCAATCGGCCGGGCGGCTGCAGGCCGCGTTGAGAAGGGCGGCGGGATGA
- the ruvA gene encoding Holliday junction branch migration protein RuvA — MIGRISGRLDWRGPDHVLIDVRGVGYIVHVSDRTLAALPGVGEAVSLYTDLMVREDLLQLFGFPTMLEKEWHKLLMTVQGVGAKASMAMLGTLGAEGVARAITLGDARAIQAAPGVGPKLAQRVILELKAKAPAVMAQGVALSAAVPDAVIEDVPAAPAPKPARKAAPPPAAVARAAATADALSALTNLGYGPGDAAQAVATVASEAPEADTATLIRSALKLLMPR, encoded by the coding sequence ATGATCGGGCGCATCTCTGGCCGGCTGGACTGGCGCGGGCCTGACCACGTGCTGATCGACGTGCGCGGCGTGGGCTACATCGTCCATGTCAGCGACCGGACCCTGGCCGCATTACCCGGCGTGGGCGAGGCGGTGTCGCTATATACCGACCTCATGGTGCGCGAGGACCTGCTGCAGCTGTTCGGTTTTCCGACCATGCTGGAGAAGGAGTGGCACAAGCTTCTGATGACGGTTCAGGGCGTGGGCGCCAAGGCCAGCATGGCGATGCTGGGCACGCTGGGGGCCGAGGGCGTGGCGCGCGCCATTACCCTGGGCGATGCGCGCGCCATCCAGGCCGCGCCGGGCGTGGGGCCGAAGCTGGCGCAGCGCGTGATCCTGGAACTGAAGGCCAAGGCGCCGGCGGTCATGGCGCAGGGCGTGGCCTTGTCGGCCGCCGTGCCGGATGCGGTGATCGAGGATGTCCCCGCCGCCCCGGCGCCGAAACCCGCACGCAAGGCCGCGCCGCCGCCTGCTGCCGTGGCCCGCGCCGCCGCCACGGCCGATGCGCTTTCGGCGCTGACCAACCTGGGCTATGGCCCCGGTGACGCGGCACAGGCGGTGGCCACGGTGGCATCCGAGGCGCCGGAGGCCGACACCGCGACGCTGATCCGGTCGGCGCTGAAGCTGTTGATGCCGCGCTAG